A single Opisthocomus hoazin isolate bOpiHoa1 chromosome 1, bOpiHoa1.hap1, whole genome shotgun sequence DNA region contains:
- the RIOX2 gene encoding ribosomal oxygenase 2 isoform X1, with product MPKKGGKHAETGKEMQVQCKRAKVEAACSPSVMSFENPDSLFGSLISPIKQEVFFREYWEQKPLLVQRNDPPLAAYYQSLFQLSHLKELCSQGLYYGRDINICRCVNGKKKVLNKEGKVNYMQLKKDFDQKKATIQFHQPQRFKEELWKIQEKLECYFGSLVGSNVYITPQGSQGLPPHYDDVEVFILQLEGEKHWRLYKPTVHLAREYNVESEDRIGNPTHEFVLKPGDLLYFPRGTIHQADTPLGITYSTHVTISTYQNNSWGDFLLDAIPGLVFDTAKEDVALRTSVPRQLLMQVDMADTTKKLSSLLRRLADRLENTRELRSSDMKKDFIMNRLPPCLGCDADPLTPGGKLPKIDSKIRLQFSDHAVITVEPDQDNSDELRREMVYVYHSLKNRRDTHMMGTDDDTTSEEGTAQQSHGLRFPLSYLDALKQIWSGSTVYVKELNLTSDEEKENLALSLWTECLIEVM from the exons ATGCCCAAGAAAGGAGGGAAGCATGCTGAAACAGGGAAAGAAATGCAGGTGCAGTGTAAACGAGCGAAGGTGGAAGCAGCTTGTTCTCCGTCAGTCATGAGTTTTGAGAACCCGGACAGTCTCTTTGGAAGCTTGATCTCTCCCATCAAACAAGAGGTGTTTTTCAGGGAGTACTGGGAGCAAAAGCCACTGCTTGTTCAGAGAAATGATCCCCCGCTGGCTGCTTACTACCAGTCCCTGTTCCAGTTGTCACATCTGAAGGAACTGTGCAGCCAGGGTCTATACTATGGGCGAGATATAAATATCTGCAGATGTgtgaatggaaaaaagaaagttttaaataaaGAAGGCAAAGTGAATTACATGCAGCTGAAGAAGGATTTTGACCAGAAAAAGGCAACAATCCAGTTCCATCAGCCTCAGAGATTTAAG GAGGAGCTGTGGAAGATTCAGGAGAAGCTGGAGTGCTACTTTGGGTCTTTGGTTGGGTCGAATGTTTACATTACCCCCCAGGGGTCGCAGGGCCTTCCCCCTCACTACGATGATGTTGAG GTGTTTATCCTTCAGCTAGAAGGCGAGAAACACTGGCGACTCTATAAACCAACGGTGCATTTGGCTCGGGAGTATAATGTTGAATCAGAAGACAGGATTGGGAATCCCACACATGAATTCGTATTAAAG CCAGGTGACTTACTGTACTTCCCGAGAGGGACTATTCACCAAGCTGACACTCCTCTTGGGATCACCTATTCTACACACGTGACCATCAGTACCTACCAAAACAA CTCTTGGGGAGATTTCTTACTGGATGCAATTCCTGGCCTTGTGTTTGATACAGCAAAAGAAGATGTGGCGCTGCGGACAAGCGTACCAAGGCAACTGCTTATG CAGGTGGATATGGCTGACACAACAAAAAAACTGAGTAGTCTTTTGAGAAGGCTTGCAGACCGTCTGGAAAACACCAGAGAACTGAGATCATCTGACATGAAGAAGGATTTCATTATGAACCGGTTGCCACCCTGCTTGGGATGTGACGCTGATCCTTTGACTCCAG gtGGGAAATTGCCAAAAATAGACAGCAAAATCAGACTGCAGTTTAGCGATCATGCTGTCATTACAGTAGAACCGGATCAAGACAATTCT GATGAGCTTCGCAGAGAGATGGTGTATGTGTATCATTCTTTAAAGAACAGGAGAGACACTCACATGATGGGGACAGACGATGACACCACCAGTGAGGAGGGCACAGCACAG cagaGTCATGGGCTGCGTTTTCCTTTGTCGTACTTGGATGCACTGAAGCAGATTTGGAGTGGCAGCACTGTTTATGTTAAAGAGCTTAACCTTACCTcagatgaagagaaagaaaaccttgCCTTGTCGCTATGGACTGAATGTCTAATTGAAGTTATGTGA
- the RIOX2 gene encoding ribosomal oxygenase 2 isoform X2 — MPKKGGKHAETGKEMQVQCKRAKVEAACSPSVMSFENPDSLFGSLISPIKQEVFFREYWEQKPLLVQRNDPPLAAYYQSLFQLSHLKELCSQGLYYGRDINICRCVNGKKKVLNKEGKVNYMQLKKDFDQKKATIQFHQPQRFKEELWKIQEKLECYFGSLVGSNVYITPQGSQGLPPHYDDVEVFILQLEGEKHWRLYKPTVHLAREYNVESEDRIGNPTHEFVLKPGDLLYFPRGTIHQADTPLGITYSTHVTISTYQNNSWGDFLLDAIPGLVFDTAKEDVALRTSVPRQLLMQVDMADTTKKLSSLLRRLADRLENTRELRSSDMKKDFIMNRLPPCLGCDADPLTPGGKLPKIDSKIRLQFSDHAVITVEPDQDNSDELRREMVYVYHSLKNRRDTHMMGTDDDTTSEEGTAQSHGLRFPLSYLDALKQIWSGSTVYVKELNLTSDEEKENLALSLWTECLIEVM; from the exons ATGCCCAAGAAAGGAGGGAAGCATGCTGAAACAGGGAAAGAAATGCAGGTGCAGTGTAAACGAGCGAAGGTGGAAGCAGCTTGTTCTCCGTCAGTCATGAGTTTTGAGAACCCGGACAGTCTCTTTGGAAGCTTGATCTCTCCCATCAAACAAGAGGTGTTTTTCAGGGAGTACTGGGAGCAAAAGCCACTGCTTGTTCAGAGAAATGATCCCCCGCTGGCTGCTTACTACCAGTCCCTGTTCCAGTTGTCACATCTGAAGGAACTGTGCAGCCAGGGTCTATACTATGGGCGAGATATAAATATCTGCAGATGTgtgaatggaaaaaagaaagttttaaataaaGAAGGCAAAGTGAATTACATGCAGCTGAAGAAGGATTTTGACCAGAAAAAGGCAACAATCCAGTTCCATCAGCCTCAGAGATTTAAG GAGGAGCTGTGGAAGATTCAGGAGAAGCTGGAGTGCTACTTTGGGTCTTTGGTTGGGTCGAATGTTTACATTACCCCCCAGGGGTCGCAGGGCCTTCCCCCTCACTACGATGATGTTGAG GTGTTTATCCTTCAGCTAGAAGGCGAGAAACACTGGCGACTCTATAAACCAACGGTGCATTTGGCTCGGGAGTATAATGTTGAATCAGAAGACAGGATTGGGAATCCCACACATGAATTCGTATTAAAG CCAGGTGACTTACTGTACTTCCCGAGAGGGACTATTCACCAAGCTGACACTCCTCTTGGGATCACCTATTCTACACACGTGACCATCAGTACCTACCAAAACAA CTCTTGGGGAGATTTCTTACTGGATGCAATTCCTGGCCTTGTGTTTGATACAGCAAAAGAAGATGTGGCGCTGCGGACAAGCGTACCAAGGCAACTGCTTATG CAGGTGGATATGGCTGACACAACAAAAAAACTGAGTAGTCTTTTGAGAAGGCTTGCAGACCGTCTGGAAAACACCAGAGAACTGAGATCATCTGACATGAAGAAGGATTTCATTATGAACCGGTTGCCACCCTGCTTGGGATGTGACGCTGATCCTTTGACTCCAG gtGGGAAATTGCCAAAAATAGACAGCAAAATCAGACTGCAGTTTAGCGATCATGCTGTCATTACAGTAGAACCGGATCAAGACAATTCT GATGAGCTTCGCAGAGAGATGGTGTATGTGTATCATTCTTTAAAGAACAGGAGAGACACTCACATGATGGGGACAGACGATGACACCACCAGTGAGGAGGGCACAGCACAG aGTCATGGGCTGCGTTTTCCTTTGTCGTACTTGGATGCACTGAAGCAGATTTGGAGTGGCAGCACTGTTTATGTTAAAGAGCTTAACCTTACCTcagatgaagagaaagaaaaccttgCCTTGTCGCTATGGACTGAATGTCTAATTGAAGTTATGTGA